One window from the genome of Bacteroidota bacterium encodes:
- a CDS encoding TIGR00282 family metallophosphoesterase → MATINILFIGDIVGKPGFEMVLTWLPTFQQKYKTDAIIVNGENTNDGKGILPKEGEALFNLGVRVITGGNHTWDKPQAQEYFKNEPRVLRPQNYPRGAHGNGHYIFETAKGKVAVLNLQGRTFMPIIDCPFRSAEWILANKIKGEAKVIIVDFHAEATAEKQALAYHLDGKVSAILGTHTHVQTNDERIFPQGTAFISDVGMTGPYNSVIGMKVAPALNRFLYQTPQKYETALEDVHICGVFLKIDTETGKTVEIEKFIFPEFDKTAQN, encoded by the coding sequence ATGGCGACAATCAACATATTGTTTATCGGAGACATCGTGGGGAAACCGGGTTTTGAAATGGTACTCACATGGCTGCCGACATTTCAACAAAAATATAAAACCGATGCAATAATAGTTAACGGGGAAAACACAAACGACGGGAAAGGGATTCTACCAAAAGAGGGAGAGGCACTTTTCAATTTGGGAGTAAGAGTTATAACAGGGGGAAACCACACCTGGGATAAACCTCAGGCTCAGGAATATTTTAAAAATGAACCCCGCGTTTTGAGACCTCAGAACTACCCGAGGGGTGCCCACGGCAACGGACACTACATTTTCGAGACTGCAAAAGGGAAGGTTGCGGTTTTGAATCTTCAGGGCAGAACATTTATGCCGATAATAGATTGTCCCTTCAGATCTGCTGAATGGATTCTTGCAAACAAAATAAAGGGGGAGGCAAAAGTAATAATTGTCGATTTTCACGCCGAAGCGACAGCCGAAAAGCAGGCACTTGCCTATCACCTCGACGGGAAGGTATCTGCCATACTTGGTACACATACACATGTGCAGACAAATGACGAAAGAATCTTTCCACAGGGAACGGCATTTATTTCTGATGTCGGCATGACGGGTCCTTACAATTCAGTAATCGGTATGAAGGTGGCACCCGCGCTAAACAGATTTTTGTATCAGACACCTCAAAAATATGAGACAGCTCTTGAAGATGTGCATATCTGCGGAGTTTTTCTGAAGATTGATACCGAAACAGGTAAAACTGTTGAAATAGAGAAATTTATTTTTCCTGAATTTGATAAAACAGCACAAAACTGA
- a CDS encoding HEAT repeat domain-containing protein, which yields MRTRILSFILFALLFAAFVAPEISANNTPKKSDSYKKAELNYIHGVESDNAGLRVSASYFLGEMQSEAAVIPLLRVLKNCTDEECRIAAALALVKIGDARGVYAVKKAAEFDDSKRVRDLCWKFYMSTVKAGASRF from the coding sequence ATGCGAACCAGAATTTTATCCTTCATCCTTTTTGCTCTGCTTTTTGCAGCTTTTGTTGCACCTGAAATCAGTGCAAACAACACACCAAAAAAATCCGACTCTTACAAAAAAGCCGAATTAAACTACATCCACGGAGTCGAATCAGACAATGCGGGACTGAGAGTAAGTGCAAGTTACTTCCTTGGCGAAATGCAGAGTGAGGCAGCAGTTATACCATTGTTAAGAGTATTGAAAAACTGTACAGATGAGGAATGCAGAATTGCTGCGGCACTTGCCCTTGTCAAAATAGGCGATGCCAGAGGTGTTTACGCAGTAAAGAAGGCTGCTGAATTTGATGACAGTAAACGCGTGAGAGACCTTTGCTGGAAGTTTTACATGTCTACTGTCAAGGCAGGAGCATCCAGATTCTAA
- a CDS encoding ATP-binding protein, whose product MKKLIPSKSANFTALVNGNAFYVDKTAFIKELEQLSDKYLFFLRPRRFGKSLLLSTFEHYYGIQHKDNFEKLFGGFHIGKPGNSTPLKNSYYILPFNFSGIKTEIESEIFYHFTMEVKGSVESFLKRYDLLSESDRQDILSVDDAIAIIRKLFHKLESAGLSNKLYILIDEYDHFTNELFSFNEDYFKEIVSGNGWVRKFYEVIKQFTGSGLIDRFFATGVTPVTLDSMTSGFNIGLNITLDPRFNNLAGFTEAELKELIIGTIYEEGKFDLDKLLLDMRAWFNGSRFNRSGGERLYNPQLVLSFLAAFSVGYTYPAEITDNNVTSDWKKISNILAKLPKKDRDSIVEEVYINEAIEGGLATQFNLEMPYRRADAISVLYYNGLLTIDKEEYGIIRFVIPNYVIKTIYWEYLRAKYEIEENIAFDLSEKAPIFKQMAGEGKIDLLVEEVSKIMEPLRDNDFQNFRESNIKMIVISILSLNKIFIIDSEREISNGRLDLLLTKYEHYDSKFQFLIEFKYVKIKDEAKYEQIKNEGIAQLQKYKSSDEINRLENLKCYLVLFSNKRKGEAFLIQ is encoded by the coding sequence ATGAAAAAGCTAATTCCTTCAAAATCTGCCAACTTTACTGCTCTCGTCAACGGAAATGCGTTTTATGTTGACAAAACAGCATTTATTAAAGAATTAGAGCAACTGAGCGATAAATACCTCTTCTTTCTCCGTCCAAGGAGATTCGGGAAATCTTTACTTCTTTCAACATTTGAACATTATTACGGAATTCAACATAAAGACAACTTTGAGAAACTTTTTGGTGGTTTTCACATCGGCAAACCCGGAAACAGTACACCACTAAAAAACAGCTACTATATTCTCCCCTTCAATTTCAGCGGGATAAAAACAGAGATTGAGTCTGAGATTTTTTATCATTTCACAATGGAAGTAAAAGGTTCCGTCGAGTCATTTCTTAAAAGATATGACCTTCTGTCTGAAAGCGACAGGCAGGATATCCTCTCAGTCGATGATGCCATCGCGATAATACGGAAGTTGTTCCATAAATTGGAATCTGCCGGTTTATCTAACAAATTGTATATTCTTATCGACGAATACGATCATTTCACCAACGAACTATTCTCATTCAATGAGGATTACTTTAAAGAAATAGTTTCGGGTAACGGCTGGGTTCGTAAATTTTATGAAGTAATCAAACAATTTACAGGTTCGGGACTCATCGACCGTTTTTTTGCGACGGGAGTCACACCCGTAACTCTCGACAGCATGACAAGCGGGTTCAACATCGGATTGAATATCACCTTGGACCCCAGATTCAATAACCTCGCCGGGTTTACAGAGGCTGAGTTAAAAGAACTTATTATCGGTACAATTTATGAAGAGGGTAAATTTGATCTTGATAAACTGCTCCTCGACATGCGTGCCTGGTTTAACGGGAGCCGGTTCAACCGCAGCGGAGGTGAAAGACTCTACAATCCTCAACTCGTTTTAAGTTTCCTTGCGGCTTTTAGTGTTGGTTACACCTACCCCGCTGAAATAACCGATAATAATGTTACAAGCGACTGGAAAAAGATAAGCAACATTCTGGCTAAACTTCCAAAAAAAGACAGAGATTCGATCGTTGAAGAAGTTTACATTAATGAAGCTATCGAGGGTGGTCTCGCCACTCAATTCAACCTTGAAATGCCTTACAGAAGAGCTGACGCTATATCGGTTCTTTACTACAACGGACTCCTTACCATTGACAAAGAAGAGTACGGCATCATCAGGTTTGTAATCCCCAATTATGTCATTAAAACCATTTATTGGGAATATCTGCGGGCAAAATATGAGATTGAAGAAAATATCGCTTTTGATCTCTCCGAAAAAGCACCGATCTTCAAACAAATGGCAGGTGAAGGTAAAATCGATCTTCTTGTGGAGGAAGTGTCAAAAATCATGGAACCTTTAAGAGACAACGATTTTCAGAACTTCAGAGAGAGCAACATAAAGATGATTGTTATCTCCATACTTTCACTGAACAAAATCTTCATCATCGACAGCGAAAGAGAGATTTCGAACGGTAGACTTGATTTGTTACTCACAAAATATGAACACTACGATTCAAAATTCCAGTTTCTGATTGAATTCAAATATGTCAAGATAAAAGACGAAGCAAAATACGAACAAATAAAGAATGAGGGGATCGCACAGCTTCAAAAATATAAATCATCCGATGAAATAAACCGCCTTGAAAACCTTAAATGCTACCTTGTACTCTTCAGCAACAAAAGAAAGGGAGAAGCGTTTTTAATCCAATAA
- a CDS encoding T9SS type A sorting domain-containing protein, with product MTKRLSPDDSGCKRNQMTAFLFTVLLCSLITNVHGTIRYVKSGNPAPQPPYTSWATASDSIQKCVNVCQRGDTIYVGAGVYRERIYKTPPNLTILGEEMLSTIIDCQGLEGATLFDRTIFSISDSLVVENFTLIGNRNSDNYRLITTAFLDSGFIQKASRSSLSYSTLRNFGKAIHFSNGVISDNIMINVDIFCDVSLDGQNEDSVFLINNVFVHPLYSMSHFIRNYQEYPRIFIRNNIFTKPFVSSDFYNKLYTTAFTIDPRVEFSNNLFYTKSYNSDENPFVPATGTMSFFNNVFCISEGPGWDYRKDFMVSSGNVTFTNNVVYGFDKGIWNSSPNLKVNNNCFWNVPTPISGTQPPLVNSGNLYVNPMFVKDYGDFPDIDFHLQMYSPLINAGDSTILDRDGTRSDIGFYGGPYGESYTYQDYAPRVPARVKLRSTGTQGIYELSWRPNTESDLNRYEVYADSTRGFTPDTTKMIWNGTDTLFNFVHEKPYNKPVFFKVKAVDNQNLKSDASEETGIVPVSVDEGDVISEDYHLYQNYPNPFNPSTTIEYKLKTRSRVRLDIYNSSGELVKTMINKEQEGGYYSLTVTAEDIAAPGSKTGGVASGVYIYRINVIDSEKNIPVYIQSRKMVLLK from the coding sequence ATGACGAAAAGATTGTCTCCTGATGATTCCGGTTGCAAGAGAAATCAAATGACTGCATTCCTGTTTACTGTATTGCTATGCAGTCTCATAACAAATGTGCATGGTACTATCCGCTATGTGAAATCGGGTAACCCTGCCCCACAACCGCCCTACACATCCTGGGCAACCGCCTCAGACAGCATTCAGAAATGTGTGAATGTATGTCAAAGAGGTGACACTATCTATGTCGGAGCGGGGGTGTACAGGGAACGGATATACAAGACTCCCCCGAATCTTACCATTTTAGGTGAGGAGATGCTCTCAACTATAATTGACTGTCAGGGGCTGGAGGGTGCAACACTTTTCGACAGAACAATATTTTCAATTTCTGATTCCTTGGTGGTAGAAAATTTCACTCTAATTGGCAACAGAAACTCAGATAATTACCGATTGATAACTACAGCCTTTTTAGACTCCGGTTTCATTCAAAAAGCAAGTCGGAGCAGTCTTTCTTATTCTACATTAAGAAATTTCGGAAAAGCGATTCATTTCAGTAATGGGGTGATATCTGACAATATTATGATTAATGTCGATATTTTTTGTGATGTTAGTTTAGATGGTCAGAATGAGGATTCAGTTTTTTTAATAAATAATGTTTTTGTGCATCCCCTCTATTCAATGTCTCATTTCATCAGAAATTACCAGGAATATCCCCGAATTTTTATCCGAAATAACATATTTACAAAACCATTTGTTTCCTCTGATTTTTACAATAAGTTATACACCACAGCGTTTACAATTGACCCCCGGGTCGAATTCTCTAACAATCTCTTTTATACAAAATCCTACAACTCTGATGAGAACCCTTTTGTACCTGCAACCGGCACCATGTCATTCTTCAACAATGTATTTTGCATTTCAGAGGGTCCCGGCTGGGATTACCGCAAAGACTTCATGGTCTCCTCCGGCAATGTAACCTTTACCAATAATGTGGTTTACGGGTTTGATAAAGGTATCTGGAACAGCTCCCCCAATCTGAAGGTAAACAACAACTGTTTCTGGAATGTACCCACCCCGATTAGCGGAACTCAGCCACCACTTGTAAACAGCGGGAATCTGTATGTTAATCCGATGTTTGTGAAGGATTACGGTGACTTTCCCGACATCGATTTTCATCTCCAGATGTATTCCCCCCTTATAAATGCGGGAGACTCAACGATACTTGACAGGGACGGAACGAGAAGCGACATCGGTTTCTACGGTGGACCGTATGGTGAAAGTTATACATATCAGGATTATGCTCCCCGTGTTCCGGCGAGAGTGAAACTCCGCTCCACGGGTACACAGGGAATCTATGAACTCTCTTGGAGACCAAACACGGAATCAGACCTGAACAGATATGAGGTATATGCCGACAGTACCAGAGGATTTACCCCCGACACAACGAAGATGATCTGGAACGGTACGGATACACTGTTTAACTTCGTACACGAGAAACCGTACAACAAACCTGTCTTTTTTAAAGTAAAGGCAGTGGATAACCAGAATCTAAAGAGTGATGCGAGTGAGGAGACGGGAATAGTACCCGTATCGGTTGATGAGGGAGATGTTATTTCAGAAGATTATCACCTTTATCAGAACTATCCGAATCCTTTTAACCCTTCCACAACGATAGAGTATAAACTAAAGACAAGGTCGAGGGTACGGCTTGATATCTACAACTCGAGTGGTGAACTGGTGAAGACAATGATAAACAAGGAACAGGAGGGGGGATATTATTCGCTGACGGTAACCGCGGAAGATATTGCAGCACCGGGGAGTAAAACCGGAGGGGTTGCGAGCGGGGTATATATCTATCGCATCAATGTGATAGATAGTGAAAAGAACATCCCCGTATATATTCAGAGCCGGAAGATGGTACTTTTGAAATAG
- the metK gene encoding methionine adenosyltransferase, translated as MSNEFYFTSESVSEGHPDKVADQISDAVLDNCLAHDPNSRVACETLIGKNLVVLTGEITSSHKPDYEKIVRDTLRKIGYSKNFPGIDPDACTVIINIVKQVEEINQGVDQASGNTGAGDQGIMFGYATNETDEYLPVTLALSHRILKELARIRHAGEVDWLRPDAKSQVTVRYEDGKPVAINTIVVSTQHSEKIAQTEIRDFLTKRVIENGKIIPQELLKEGYKLHVNPTGAFTEGGPVADAGLTGRKIIVDTYGGAAPHGGGAFSGKDYTKVDRSAAYIARYAAKNVVAAGLADKCTIQLSYAIGVTEPISILIDTHGTGKNDENEISDAVKKVFDFSPKGIIETLRLKRPVYAKTAAYGHFGRDDEDFTWEKTDKVDQLKSLLNK; from the coding sequence ATGTCCAACGAATTTTATTTTACATCCGAGTCAGTTTCCGAAGGTCACCCCGATAAAGTTGCCGATCAGATATCCGATGCCGTGCTCGATAACTGCCTGGCTCATGACCCGAACTCAAGAGTTGCATGCGAAACACTCATCGGGAAAAACCTGGTAGTATTGACAGGTGAAATCACCTCAAGCCACAAACCCGATTACGAAAAAATTGTCAGAGATACACTAAGGAAAATTGGTTACAGCAAAAATTTCCCCGGAATCGACCCCGATGCCTGCACCGTCATCATCAATATCGTAAAACAGGTCGAAGAGATCAACCAGGGAGTTGACCAGGCTTCAGGTAACACGGGAGCCGGTGACCAGGGAATAATGTTTGGCTATGCCACAAATGAAACTGATGAATACCTGCCCGTAACTTTGGCCTTGTCGCACAGAATATTAAAAGAGCTTGCCCGTATCAGACACGCCGGTGAGGTGGATTGGCTCCGTCCCGATGCAAAGTCACAGGTGACTGTACGGTATGAAGACGGCAAACCGGTTGCGATAAACACAATAGTGGTCTCGACACAGCACTCTGAAAAGATTGCACAGACAGAAATAAGGGATTTCCTGACAAAACGGGTGATTGAAAACGGTAAAATTATCCCGCAGGAGCTTTTGAAGGAGGGATACAAATTACATGTGAATCCGACGGGTGCTTTTACAGAAGGTGGTCCCGTCGCGGATGCCGGACTGACAGGAAGAAAAATAATAGTTGATACCTATGGAGGTGCTGCTCCCCATGGTGGTGGTGCCTTTTCGGGGAAAGACTACACAAAAGTGGACCGCTCGGCGGCGTACATCGCCCGTTATGCTGCCAAGAATGTGGTAGCCGCCGGTCTGGCTGACAAGTGCACCATCCAGCTATCTTATGCAATTGGAGTCACCGAACCAATTTCGATACTGATCGATACCCATGGAACGGGAAAAAACGACGAAAATGAAATAAGCGATGCAGTGAAAAAGGTGTTTGATTTCAGTCCAAAAGGGATAATCGAAACACTTCGATTGAAAAGACCGGTTTATGCAAAGACGGCTGCTTACGGACATTTTGGAAGAGATGATGAAGATTTTACCTGGGAAAAAACAGATAAGGTTGATCAACTGAAAAGTCTGCTGAATAAATAA
- a CDS encoding RecQ family ATP-dependent DNA helicase, with amino-acid sequence MTPQEALKKYFGYNSFRQGQLEIIEAILNKENVLTILPTGGGKSICYQIPAVISKGFSIVISPLIALMKDQVDNLRKAGITAEFINSSLGGYEIERILRDLEQGLIKLLYVAPERLENTSFAEKIKELKPSFVFVDEAHCISEWGHNFRPGYLKIRDFITWTGIKNISAFTATATEEVREDITRQLNMRDPLIFVRGFERDNISLSIQEVKDKKAKTAELLRTYGTPAIIYTGSRKKAEELSEHLTMRKIENLFYHAGLPNEQRKKIQDHFLSGRVKVIVATNAFGMGIDKEDVRLVIHYNMPGTIESYYQEFGRAGRDGKDSFAVMLFERADLKLQQFFIDSAFPRKDLVGEIYDALLDSVSVQQGELPEKLLKIDYDLINLILGKNIARGTILGALSILEKAGYLAAISDFRQKHFFSYILNSEQLKKYTKNLPDNIKKEAILYLVREYGAIPFEKTVLLDMDKMSQEMSVGENTLRETMFELDNSGILSFSAPSSKDTFKLLIPRIKSAKLVVDSRYMDQNYNNSFNKLKQMESLVYHTGCRFAFILKYFGDKKEYKCGKCDNCMKESETLPADAYQFINESILRTVHLFSDGISPVHIFTIIMGNSKSEGYQKLPVFGICSGFKYGHIKPVFNQLLNTGYIFENRSKSNRIFLSNKGYAALVELRLVTDEQSGTPTDPNTDLELYFKLKALRERAGLKFSQPPYLICNDEVLLKFSQMKPKTKEEFLEVGGSNERMFNKIGDEILSVINSITIKNEQGQKKKLNIPASHFPVWEMAKEGKTLAEMASAKNQSETVISMQLEELIGMDPSIDPEKILTPPRFKIMYAKYKEGFVELKALKTKLGEGFSYPEVRIFLARFKHREPNYGKGSQLH; translated from the coding sequence ATGACACCACAAGAAGCATTAAAAAAATATTTCGGCTACAACTCTTTCCGGCAGGGACAACTCGAGATAATCGAGGCGATCCTGAACAAAGAGAATGTCCTTACGATTCTTCCTACAGGGGGTGGGAAATCGATCTGCTATCAGATTCCGGCGGTTATTTCCAAAGGTTTCTCTATCGTTATCTCACCCCTTATCGCCCTCATGAAAGATCAGGTTGACAACCTGAGAAAAGCTGGGATCACAGCCGAATTTATCAACAGCTCACTCGGAGGATATGAGATCGAGAGAATTCTCCGTGATCTGGAACAGGGACTGATAAAGCTGCTCTATGTAGCACCTGAAAGACTCGAAAACACCTCTTTCGCAGAAAAAATAAAGGAGTTAAAGCCTTCTTTTGTATTCGTGGATGAAGCACACTGCATAAGCGAGTGGGGACATAATTTCAGACCGGGCTACCTTAAAATTCGTGATTTTATCACCTGGACGGGAATAAAAAACATCTCGGCATTTACCGCCACCGCCACGGAAGAGGTTCGCGAAGACATTACCAGACAACTGAACATGCGCGACCCCCTCATCTTTGTGAGAGGATTCGAGAGAGACAACATTTCTCTTTCCATTCAGGAGGTGAAAGACAAAAAAGCCAAAACAGCGGAATTATTGAGAACTTACGGAACCCCCGCAATAATATACACAGGCTCACGAAAAAAAGCGGAAGAACTTTCAGAACACCTCACTATGAGGAAGATAGAAAATCTTTTCTATCACGCGGGACTCCCGAACGAACAGAGGAAAAAGATACAGGACCACTTCCTTTCGGGACGGGTTAAGGTGATAGTTGCTACCAATGCCTTTGGAATGGGAATCGACAAGGAGGATGTGCGGCTTGTAATCCATTATAACATGCCCGGCACTATCGAGAGCTACTACCAGGAATTTGGAAGAGCGGGAAGGGACGGCAAGGATTCTTTTGCAGTAATGCTTTTCGAGAGAGCTGACTTGAAACTGCAGCAGTTTTTTATCGATTCCGCCTTCCCGCGAAAAGACCTTGTCGGAGAGATTTATGATGCCCTCCTCGATTCGGTTTCAGTGCAACAGGGGGAACTCCCCGAAAAGCTGTTAAAAATTGATTATGACCTGATCAACCTGATCCTCGGTAAAAATATAGCCAGAGGCACGATACTCGGTGCCCTCTCAATACTCGAGAAGGCAGGTTACCTCGCAGCCATTTCCGACTTCAGGCAGAAACACTTCTTTTCATACATCCTGAACAGCGAGCAGCTAAAAAAATATACCAAAAACCTCCCCGACAATATTAAAAAGGAGGCAATACTGTATCTGGTGAGGGAATATGGAGCCATCCCTTTCGAAAAAACCGTACTTCTCGACATGGATAAAATGTCCCAGGAAATGTCGGTGGGTGAAAATACACTTCGCGAAACCATGTTCGAACTTGATAACAGCGGGATACTCTCATTCTCCGCTCCCTCTTCAAAAGATACTTTCAAACTGCTCATTCCCCGGATAAAAAGTGCCAAACTTGTTGTTGATTCCAGGTACATGGATCAGAACTACAACAACTCTTTCAATAAGCTGAAGCAAATGGAATCTCTCGTTTACCATACAGGCTGCAGATTTGCATTTATACTGAAATATTTTGGGGACAAAAAGGAATATAAATGCGGGAAGTGCGACAACTGCATGAAGGAGAGCGAGACCCTCCCCGCGGATGCATACCAGTTTATAAATGAGTCGATACTTCGAACAGTGCATCTCTTTTCGGACGGCATCAGTCCTGTCCATATTTTTACAATTATTATGGGGAACTCGAAGTCGGAGGGTTATCAGAAACTGCCCGTTTTTGGCATCTGTTCCGGCTTCAAATACGGACACATCAAACCGGTGTTCAACCAGCTCCTTAATACGGGATATATCTTCGAGAACCGCTCAAAATCGAACAGGATTTTTCTTTCCAACAAGGGATATGCGGCTCTGGTGGAATTGCGGCTTGTAACCGATGAACAATCAGGCACCCCCACCGATCCCAACACCGATCTCGAACTCTATTTCAAGTTGAAAGCATTAAGGGAGAGAGCGGGTCTAAAATTCTCACAACCGCCGTATCTTATCTGTAATGATGAGGTGCTGCTGAAGTTCTCCCAAATGAAACCGAAGACCAAAGAAGAGTTTCTGGAAGTGGGGGGCTCAAACGAGCGGATGTTCAACAAAATCGGCGATGAAATTCTTTCGGTAATAAACAGTATCACGATAAAAAATGAACAGGGACAAAAGAAAAAACTGAATATACCCGCTTCCCACTTCCCTGTTTGGGAGATGGCGAAAGAAGGGAAAACCCTCGCCGAAATGGCAAGTGCAAAAAATCAGAGTGAGACGGTAATATCGATGCAACTGGAAGAACTGATTGGAATGGATCCTTCGATAGACCCCGAAAAAATTCTCACTCCACCCAGGTTCAAAATAATGTATGCAAAATACAAGGAAGGCTTTGTAGAACTTAAGGCTCTTAAAACAAAGCTGGGTGAAGGCTTCTCATACCCCGAGGTGCGAATATTCCTCGCCCGGTTTAAGCATCGTGAACCAAATTATGGAAAAGGATCGCAGTTGCATTGA
- a CDS encoding T9SS type A sorting domain-containing protein, which produces MKQFYSTLLFLVSMATLLTAQSVYELNTGRIKLPLDNRGVVGEVTVNGSSGVKYDGISTIYSGGFALSGMKNSTLWANGVMSAARVWDFIPGKAGTPSNDPKNRLYVVSLNDPAFGTSWQNWSDAVALGARYWDGNNDGNYNPVDLNSNGKWDPNEDMPEILGEISVWCIFNDAADTALRKFKDVLPMGIEVMQTVYAFPHSDVAEIRDAVFFRYEVKNTGSVVQDLSDMIFGMYSDTDLGNYSDDLTGTDVARNSAYYYNRTPDSQFGNNPPAVFHSFLLGTPVFIPGETFTDNNNNGVYDPGTDIPLDSAVLHFGKPFPKQYVPGAKNSGVTGSIMFLSSHPTQGDFLTTSQLRNYMEGKRPSGDPMDPCNWQWGEVRGGVPCAGIDNRLIYSGDPVANTGWIDNHLADKRNIVSSGRFNLSAGSTATFHTGIIIGRGSDQFNSITVTRAAYDTILNRVHLGTADVPLGIEETTGTLPQGFTLEQNHPNPFNPETVIRYALPVTGWVNGTVYDILGREVATLIDGETPAGSHQLKFNAAGLPSGVYIFRLETGNHSAAIKMVVNK; this is translated from the coding sequence ATGAAACAATTTTACAGCACATTGTTATTCCTTGTAAGCATGGCCACCCTGCTCACAGCTCAAAGCGTGTATGAGCTTAACACGGGGCGGATAAAACTGCCTTTGGACAACCGGGGTGTGGTTGGTGAAGTAACGGTAAACGGCAGTTCGGGAGTGAAGTATGACGGCATTTCCACCATCTACTCGGGCGGTTTTGCCCTCTCGGGCATGAAGAACTCAACCCTCTGGGCTAACGGCGTGATGTCTGCCGCCCGTGTGTGGGACTTCATCCCCGGGAAAGCCGGCACACCCTCCAATGACCCTAAGAACCGGCTTTATGTGGTCTCCCTCAACGATCCCGCTTTCGGTACAAGCTGGCAGAACTGGAGCGATGCAGTAGCCCTCGGTGCCCGTTATTGGGACGGCAACAACGACGGCAACTATAACCCCGTCGATCTGAACAGCAACGGCAAATGGGATCCAAACGAGGACATGCCCGAAATACTCGGTGAGATCTCCGTCTGGTGTATTTTTAACGATGCCGCCGACACCGCCCTCCGGAAGTTCAAAGATGTTCTCCCGATGGGAATTGAAGTGATGCAGACGGTATATGCCTTTCCCCATTCGGATGTCGCAGAGATCCGTGATGCCGTCTTCTTCAGGTATGAAGTGAAAAACACGGGAAGTGTTGTGCAGGATCTTTCGGATATGATATTCGGAATGTACTCCGACACCGACCTTGGGAACTACTCCGACGACCTCACGGGTACCGATGTGGCGAGAAACTCGGCATACTACTACAACCGGACACCCGACAGTCAGTTTGGCAACAACCCTCCGGCGGTATTCCACTCATTCCTGCTCGGAACCCCGGTCTTTATCCCCGGAGAAACCTTCACCGACAACAACAACAACGGTGTTTATGATCCCGGTACCGATATCCCCCTCGACAGCGCGGTGCTCCACTTCGGCAAACCTTTCCCGAAACAGTATGTCCCGGGAGCAAAAAACTCCGGAGTAACGGGAAGCATAATGTTCCTGAGCTCCCACCCCACACAGGGAGACTTCCTCACCACTTCGCAGCTCCGCAACTACATGGAGGGGAAACGCCCCTCGGGTGACCCGATGGATCCCTGCAACTGGCAGTGGGGTGAAGTAAGAGGTGGTGTTCCATGCGCGGGCATCGATAACAGACTGATCTACTCCGGCGACCCTGTTGCGAATACCGGGTGGATCGATAATCACCTTGCGGATAAAAGGAACATTGTGTCATCGGGCAGGTTTAATCTTTCCGCCGGCAGCACGGCAACCTTCCACACGGGTATCATTATCGGCAGGGGAAGCGATCAGTTCAACTCGATCACGGTTACGCGTGCCGCTTATGATACAATACTTAACCGCGTTCATCTCGGCACTGCTGATGTACCGCTCGGCATTGAGGAAACCACGGGAACGCTCCCCCAGGGTTTTACACTTGAACAGAACCACCCGAATCCCTTTAACCCTGAAACCGTTATCCGTTACGCGTTGCCCGTTACCGGTTGGGTGAACGGCACGGTTTACGATATCCTCGGGCGAGAAGTGGCAACCCTGATCGATGGTGAAACCCCTGCCGGCAGTCACCAACTGAAGTTCAATGCAGCAGGTCTCCCCTCGGGCGTTTACATCTTCCGCCTTGAAACGGGTAACCACTCGGCTGCAATTAAGATGGTGGTGAATAAGTAG